Genomic DNA from Prunus persica cultivar Lovell chromosome G1, Prunus_persica_NCBIv2, whole genome shotgun sequence:
GTTACCAAGAATGGCAATTGATAAAATTGCTTCGTGCTCGGcaatatttgaaaacagtaAAATCCCAACAATGGCTAAAAAAAAGCTACAAAACTAGTGTCATTTGCAATGTGTCTGTTTCTATGCAGCTTGATATATAACTAAGAACTTGAAAAATGACAGATTAAGGGTGAGAAAATACCGATATCAGCCCTTCCAAATATTGCTATCTTCTCAAATAGTTCCAAATTCGCATTCTCATTTAGTGGCTGGAGCTTGTGGAGAAAACAATTTCTATTTGGGGGCAAAGCAGCTGCTTGATAACGTGTTGTGAGTAATATTGTGCTCTCAGTTTTCTCATTTGGAAATGCAACTTtcaaaagattccacgtctcTAGACTCCAAATGTCATCAAGGATCACTAAACATCTTGTTTCTTCCATGACACGAAAAAGCTTCTTTGTAATTTCATCATATGTCATCtccttaatttcttgtttttgttccttGGTAGCAGAAATGAGTTTAAATAAAATTCCTTCCCAAACATTTCTTATTTGGCACCTTTGAGATACACCCACCCAAGCAAAACTATCAAAATGGTGCCCAACTTTTTTGTTATGATAAACTTGTTTTGCAAGAGTGGTCTTCCCTAAACCGCCCATCCCCCAAATAGATACAACTTGATGACGATTTTCATCTTTCACTAAATGCATAACCAATTCTTCGACGTTGGACT
This window encodes:
- the LOC18791453 gene encoding putative disease resistance protein At1g50180 → MAEAVVSFVLESVGDFTIQEAKFLSGVSHQVEVAQTELQLMQGFLKDADARQGQDATVHIWVAKIKDAAYDLEDVIQTYGFKVASKQKSGVKNVLRRFACIFKEGVELHKIGAKIENITSKISNLRSSLQSYNIKEIRESGGESSLQLHERQQLLRRSYSHVVERDVVGLESNVEELVMHLVKDENRHQVVSIWGMGGLGKTTLAKQVYHNKKVGHHFDSFAWVGVSQRCQIRNVWEGILFKLISATKEQKQEIKEMTYDEITKKLFRVMEETRCLVILDDIWSLETWNLLKVAFPNEKTESTILLTTRYQAAALPPNRNCFLHKLQPLNENANLELFEKIAIFGRADIGIFSPLICHFSSS